In a single window of the Planctomycetia bacterium genome:
- a CDS encoding exodeoxyribonuclease V subunit gamma, producing MSARISIVVGPARSGKTESLLATYRSTLAAQRTANGLAERSLWLAPNRRAVEHVRDRLLTDELPACFNPGIQTFDQFAEQVLAYAGEEVRPIDDRMKRLLIERLLAEASARGKLRYFASIADTPGLVDLASAFISELKRVEIWPEEFAEACRESAALGAPQGKLSPRDQELFALYRDYQALLNRAQLYDLEGRFWSARRLLQQGQGEPYAQLKLVVVDGFTDLTRTQHEILEELAKRSKEVIFSLPDEAESQRPDLFTKPRATLAQLIHRYPSAVVRRIARHDPHAWPALDHLERELFMSPRETTAIADSAGIEFIAAVGAVGEMEQLARRVKRLLVVGEGSESAPVPVRPDDIAVLFRTLDDVAPLVREVFTRYGIPSAIEAGRSLSRSPSLTALVALVALDAEDWPFGALLGIVGSNYFAPAWPEVHRPGVEAATERTIRHLQIPHGRTALLEAVQKLAVSSPLAIEADDPFVDGKQRRNRLRADALLALPVLARLAQAFDTLPRKATPTGWAEALEALARDTGLWQSMHAVEEHPLVSQAGRTVAENRAAWNVFAEALASADELAALIDEDAPQLDRAAMRTRVESLIQSERLPGDYDETGRVRVLNVATARSLSVPHVFLADLTEKSFPTPESSGRLYSDVEYQQLAKLGLPLKSAIDRQRDEMLLFYEAVTRATRRLYLSYAALNEKAEPLLPSPYLAELRQLFVLPDSAADAISDLSPVAPDDAILNPFDVRIRATAAAARGDIVELAGVLRTSGEIGDNLVRGLHIVHDRSHGSGFGVYEGMLVGQETREKLAKRFDEEFPWSASQLEQYGTCPFQFFMARVLRVQSLEDVGLEINYRERGSRLHRVMADLHQGLNDRLQNHALPREAAPAEYAELVDRLILQAEQDADDEPLGRAFRSIDEKLLRRWLDAYLAQHASYEATYDKVGESLRPRHFEASFGLPKVRDDRISTKESLKLELKDEQVLITGQIDRIDVGSVGGRAVFSIVDYKTGGAGGYTKADVVEGRAMQLTLYAIAAEKLLFANEAAVPWQFGYWFISEKGFKKTLALHAVEGSDLTPTDDWAALKVKIVEQVLAIARGIRRGEFPMYNTDEQCTSYCDFRTVCRVGQIRNLGKQWQLPSNVAR from the coding sequence TTGTCGGCTCGCATCTCGATCGTCGTCGGCCCGGCGCGCAGCGGTAAGACGGAGTCGCTCTTGGCGACGTACCGCAGCACGCTCGCGGCTCAGCGCACCGCGAACGGCTTAGCCGAGCGGTCGCTCTGGCTGGCGCCCAACCGCCGCGCCGTGGAGCACGTCCGCGATCGCTTGCTTACCGACGAGCTGCCGGCTTGCTTCAACCCCGGCATTCAAACCTTCGATCAATTCGCCGAACAAGTTTTAGCATACGCGGGCGAAGAAGTTCGGCCGATCGACGACCGGATGAAGCGGCTGCTCATCGAGCGCCTGCTGGCCGAAGCCTCGGCCCGCGGCAAGCTCCGGTACTTCGCCTCGATCGCCGATACGCCGGGCCTCGTCGATCTGGCGTCGGCCTTCATTAGCGAGCTCAAGCGGGTCGAGATCTGGCCCGAGGAGTTTGCGGAAGCTTGCCGCGAGAGCGCCGCACTCGGCGCTCCGCAGGGGAAGCTCTCGCCCCGCGATCAAGAACTGTTCGCGCTTTATCGCGACTATCAAGCGCTGCTCAACCGCGCGCAGCTCTACGATCTCGAAGGGCGCTTCTGGAGCGCGCGCCGCCTCTTGCAGCAAGGGCAAGGAGAGCCGTACGCGCAGTTGAAACTCGTCGTCGTCGACGGCTTCACCGACCTGACCCGTACGCAACACGAGATCCTCGAAGAACTCGCCAAGCGGTCAAAAGAAGTTATCTTCTCCCTCCCCGACGAAGCCGAAAGCCAGCGCCCGGACCTCTTCACGAAGCCTCGCGCTACTCTCGCGCAACTTATACACCGCTACCCCTCGGCCGTGGTGCGTCGCATTGCCCGGCACGATCCTCATGCTTGGCCGGCGCTCGACCACCTGGAGCGCGAGCTCTTTATGAGCCCGCGCGAGACGACCGCGATCGCCGACTCGGCGGGAATCGAATTCATCGCCGCCGTCGGAGCAGTCGGCGAAATGGAACAACTGGCGCGGCGCGTCAAGCGATTGTTGGTCGTCGGCGAGGGTTCCGAGAGCGCCCCGGTTCCGGTCCGGCCCGACGATATCGCCGTGCTGTTTCGCACGCTCGACGATGTGGCGCCGCTGGTGCGCGAAGTCTTCACGCGCTACGGCATTCCCAGCGCGATCGAAGCCGGGCGCAGCCTGAGCCGCTCGCCAAGCCTGACGGCGCTCGTGGCCCTGGTCGCGTTGGATGCCGAAGACTGGCCGTTCGGGGCGCTGCTCGGCATCGTCGGCAGCAACTACTTCGCGCCGGCTTGGCCCGAGGTGCATCGGCCGGGAGTCGAAGCGGCGACCGAGCGGACGATCCGGCATTTGCAGATCCCGCACGGTCGCACGGCGCTACTGGAAGCGGTGCAAAAGCTCGCAGTTTCGAGCCCGCTCGCGATCGAGGCCGACGATCCGTTCGTCGACGGGAAGCAGCGCCGCAATCGGCTTCGTGCCGACGCGCTGCTCGCGCTCCCGGTGCTCGCGCGCTTGGCCCAGGCCTTCGATACCCTGCCCCGAAAAGCAACTCCGACCGGTTGGGCCGAAGCCTTGGAAGCGCTCGCGCGCGACACCGGGCTTTGGCAAAGCATGCACGCCGTCGAAGAACATCCTCTGGTCTCGCAAGCCGGACGGACCGTGGCGGAGAACCGCGCGGCCTGGAATGTCTTCGCCGAAGCCCTGGCCTCGGCCGACGAGCTGGCCGCACTCATCGACGAAGACGCGCCGCAACTCGATCGGGCCGCGATGCGCACGCGCGTTGAGTCGCTGATCCAAAGCGAGCGGCTGCCGGGCGACTACGACGAGACGGGCCGGGTGCGCGTGCTGAATGTCGCGACTGCCCGCTCGCTTTCGGTGCCGCACGTGTTTCTCGCGGACCTGACGGAGAAATCGTTCCCGACGCCGGAGAGCTCCGGCCGGTTGTATAGCGACGTCGAATATCAGCAACTTGCCAAGCTCGGGCTGCCGCTGAAGTCGGCGATCGATCGGCAGCGCGACGAAATGTTGCTGTTTTACGAAGCCGTGACGCGCGCCACGCGCCGGCTCTATCTTTCGTATGCCGCGCTCAACGAAAAAGCCGAGCCGCTGCTGCCGAGCCCATATTTGGCCGAGCTAAGGCAACTATTTGTGTTGCCGGATTCGGCCGCGGACGCGATTTCCGACCTTAGCCCCGTCGCTCCGGACGACGCGATCTTGAACCCCTTCGATGTGCGGATTCGTGCGACCGCGGCGGCTGCGCGCGGCGATATCGTGGAGCTTGCCGGTGTGTTGCGCACTTCGGGCGAGATCGGCGACAATCTGGTGCGCGGGCTCCACATCGTTCACGATCGGAGCCACGGCTCAGGCTTCGGCGTGTACGAAGGAATGCTCGTCGGGCAAGAGACGCGCGAAAAACTCGCCAAGCGTTTCGACGAGGAATTCCCTTGGAGCGCCAGCCAGCTCGAACAGTACGGCACTTGCCCGTTCCAGTTTTTCATGGCGCGCGTGTTGCGTGTGCAATCGCTCGAAGACGTCGGTTTGGAAATCAATTATCGCGAGCGGGGCAGCCGGCTGCATCGCGTGATGGCCGACCTGCATCAAGGGCTCAACGACCGGCTGCAAAACCACGCCTTGCCGCGCGAAGCGGCGCCGGCCGAGTATGCCGAGTTGGTCGACCGGCTGATCCTCCAAGCCGAGCAAGATGCCGACGACGAGCCGCTCGGTCGGGCGTTTCGCTCGATCGACGAAAAGCTGTTGCGCCGCTGGCTCGACGCTTACCTGGCGCAGCATGCAAGCTACGAGGCGACGTACGACAAAGTCGGCGAATCGCTCCGGCCGCGGCACTTCGAGGCTTCGTTCGGACTCCCGAAAGTTCGCGACGATCGGATTTCGACGAAGGAATCGCTCAAGCTCGAACTGAAAGACGAGCAGGTTTTGATCACGGGCCAGATCGACCGAATCGATGTCGGCTCGGTCGGCGGGCGGGCGGTGTTCAGCATCGTCGACTACAAGACCGGCGGCGCAGGAGGCTACACTAAGGCCGACGTCGTCGAAGGGCGCGCGATGCAACTCACGCTCTATGCCATCGCGGCGGAGAAGCTGCTGTTCGCGAACGAAGCGGCGGTCCCTTGGCAGTTCGGCTATTGGTTCATCTCCGAAAAAGGCTTCAAAAAAACGCTCGCACTGCATGCCGTCGAAGGGAGCGACTTAACGCCGACCGACGATTGGGCCGCGCTCAAGGTGAAGATCGTCGAGCAAGTTTTGGCGATCGCGCGCGGCATTCGGCGTGGCGAGTTTCCGATGTACAACACCGACGAGCAATGCACGTCGTATTGCGATTTCCGCACCGTCTGTCGTGTCGGGCAGATCCGCAACTTGGGGAAGCAATGGCAACTGCCGTCGAACGTCGCCCGCTGA
- the ileS gene encoding isoleucine--tRNA ligase → MFRNVAANAQFPALEQAVLDFWRERGIYAKSLERPSPEGAFVFYEGPPTANGMPHPGHCLTRAIKDVFPRYRTMRGYQCLRKAGWDTHGLPVEVEVCKELGIHSKDEIEEYGIEPFIKKCRESVWRYMQQWERLTERLGFWVDLKQAYVTYHKSYVESVWWSLKTLFDEGLLYQGHKIVWWWAQGGTALSAGEVGQGYRQVADPSVYVRFPIVVDDKAKALGLDESTSLLVWTTTPWTLPSNQFAAVHPELEYVVVSDEHEGVTQKLVVAAALREVLAAKIGRELKVVASLKGSELVGLRYVPPFDYYYKSFGDVVGYLKGSLVGDDDPESDPESQHIAWRIVPASFVTIDSGTGIVHIAPAFGEVDFDVLQEERDRFRILAASGSTMAGAKFVSLKLPELICAVGPDGKFTRDAPEYEGRWVKEADKDIARAIREKGLMWHREEYLHDYPFCWRAEQDPLIQYPRKSWFIRTSKFKDDMLANNAKIHWQPEHIRDGRFGNFLESNVDWALSRERYWGTPLPIWVCQQTGEKEAIASYDELLAKPGIDGVQVWEAAKKAVPDLPEDLRVHKPYIDEVTYDSPFAAGARMRRVSEVIDCWYDSGAMPFAQWGYPHTAGSKERFQSQFPADFISEAIDQTRGWFYSQLAISTLLFGENGAAEQEKEGQGKEYPHPFKNCIVLGFMLGEDGQKMSKSKRNYREPNEIFDKYGADALRWYFYASSPPWTSTRYSEQAIKESIPEFLLRLWNCYSFFVIYAGIDGFDPASQFAVGKDATKPLGDLGPEVLARAKTYRPVAERSELDRWVISELQRTTQTVVERMDAYDNFNACTALTTFVDALSNWYVRRSRDRFWSEDKQDRKKLDAYWTLYECLLTTTKLIAPFTPFMAETIWQNLAVAGAGNGADTVTESVHLCDYPKVDAAAINETLSSQMNLVREVVSLGRSARMGAKLKVRQPLAKVEICLADTTHQAWLEQHAALIREELNVKQVEFSVRADEYVAYTVLPDLKKLGPKLGKRLPLVKPALAKVDAAALLQQLETAGKATLELSDGPLELTTEEVQVRLQAKPGWAASHSGAGVVVVSTEVSPELIAEGLARDFVHSLQTIRKDLDCKYTDRIAIGVVGEEAAAFAAGPFAEYVRSETLATSLTVGELQGAEPVDVPFGAGTLQVFVQVRPS, encoded by the coding sequence ATGTTCCGCAACGTCGCCGCCAACGCTCAGTTTCCCGCTCTCGAACAAGCCGTGCTCGACTTCTGGCGCGAGCGCGGCATCTACGCCAAGTCGCTTGAGCGGCCGTCGCCCGAGGGGGCGTTCGTCTTTTATGAAGGGCCGCCGACGGCCAACGGAATGCCGCATCCGGGCCACTGCCTGACCCGGGCCATCAAAGACGTCTTCCCCCGTTACCGCACGATGCGCGGCTACCAATGCCTTCGCAAAGCCGGTTGGGACACGCATGGGCTGCCGGTCGAAGTCGAAGTCTGCAAAGAGCTCGGCATCCACTCGAAAGACGAGATCGAAGAATACGGCATCGAGCCGTTCATCAAGAAGTGCCGCGAGAGCGTCTGGCGCTACATGCAGCAATGGGAACGCCTCACCGAACGGCTCGGCTTCTGGGTCGATCTGAAGCAGGCCTACGTCACCTACCACAAATCGTATGTGGAAAGCGTGTGGTGGTCGCTTAAGACCCTGTTCGACGAAGGCTTGCTCTACCAAGGACATAAGATCGTCTGGTGGTGGGCCCAAGGAGGAACCGCACTCAGCGCCGGCGAAGTCGGGCAGGGGTATCGGCAGGTGGCCGACCCGAGCGTGTATGTGCGGTTCCCGATCGTCGTGGATGACAAGGCAAAGGCGCTCGGCTTGGATGAGAGCACGAGCTTGCTCGTGTGGACGACGACTCCGTGGACGTTGCCGAGCAACCAGTTCGCGGCGGTACATCCGGAGCTCGAATACGTCGTCGTCAGTGACGAACACGAAGGGGTTACGCAGAAACTCGTCGTCGCCGCGGCATTGCGCGAGGTGCTGGCTGCGAAGATCGGGCGCGAGTTGAAAGTCGTCGCTTCGTTGAAGGGGAGCGAGCTTGTCGGGCTGAGGTATGTGCCGCCATTCGACTATTACTACAAATCGTTTGGCGATGTAGTTGGCTATTTAAAAGGGTCGTTGGTTGGCGATGATGATCCGGAGAGCGATCCGGAATCACAGCATATTGCTTGGCGAATCGTCCCTGCGAGTTTTGTGACGATCGATAGCGGAACTGGCATCGTCCATATCGCTCCAGCGTTTGGTGAGGTCGATTTCGACGTTCTGCAAGAAGAACGAGATCGTTTTCGAATACTCGCCGCTTCCGGTTCGACTATGGCGGGGGCGAAGTTTGTATCATTGAAACTTCCAGAATTGATCTGCGCGGTCGGGCCCGATGGCAAGTTCACTAGAGATGCTCCGGAGTACGAAGGGCGTTGGGTGAAGGAGGCCGATAAGGACATCGCGCGTGCCATTCGCGAGAAGGGCCTGATGTGGCATCGCGAAGAGTATTTGCACGACTATCCGTTCTGTTGGCGGGCCGAGCAGGATCCGCTTATCCAGTATCCGCGCAAGAGTTGGTTCATCCGGACGAGCAAGTTTAAAGACGACATGCTCGCGAACAACGCGAAGATCCATTGGCAGCCCGAGCATATTCGCGACGGACGGTTCGGCAACTTCCTGGAGTCGAACGTCGATTGGGCCCTCTCGCGCGAGCGCTATTGGGGGACTCCGTTGCCGATCTGGGTTTGCCAACAGACCGGCGAAAAGGAAGCGATCGCGTCGTACGACGAACTGCTTGCGAAGCCGGGGATCGATGGCGTGCAAGTCTGGGAAGCGGCGAAGAAGGCCGTGCCCGACCTGCCGGAAGACCTGCGCGTGCATAAGCCGTATATCGACGAAGTAACGTACGACTCGCCTTTCGCTGCAGGAGCGCGGATGCGCCGTGTGAGCGAGGTGATCGACTGCTGGTACGACTCGGGGGCGATGCCGTTTGCGCAGTGGGGCTATCCGCACACCGCCGGCAGCAAAGAGCGATTTCAAAGCCAGTTCCCCGCCGACTTCATCAGTGAAGCGATCGACCAAACGCGCGGCTGGTTCTATAGCCAGCTGGCGATCAGCACGCTGCTGTTCGGCGAAAATGGGGCGGCCGAGCAGGAGAAGGAAGGGCAGGGGAAAGAGTATCCGCATCCGTTCAAGAACTGCATCGTCCTCGGCTTCATGCTCGGCGAAGACGGGCAGAAGATGTCGAAGAGCAAACGCAACTATCGCGAACCGAACGAAATCTTCGATAAGTACGGTGCCGACGCGCTCCGGTGGTACTTCTACGCGAGCTCACCGCCCTGGACCTCGACGCGCTACAGCGAACAAGCGATCAAGGAGAGCATTCCGGAGTTCTTGCTGCGGCTTTGGAATTGCTACAGCTTCTTCGTAATCTACGCCGGAATCGACGGCTTCGACCCCGCCTCGCAGTTCGCAGTCGGCAAGGACGCCACGAAACCTCTCGGCGATCTCGGGCCGGAGGTCTTGGCCCGAGCGAAGACGTATCGCCCGGTGGCCGAGCGGAGCGAGCTCGATCGTTGGGTGATCAGCGAGTTGCAGCGGACGACGCAAACCGTCGTCGAGCGAATGGACGCCTACGACAACTTCAATGCCTGCACCGCACTCACGACCTTCGTCGACGCGCTGAGCAATTGGTATGTCCGCCGGAGCCGCGATCGCTTCTGGAGCGAAGACAAGCAAGATCGCAAAAAGCTCGACGCCTATTGGACCCTCTATGAATGCTTGCTCACGACGACGAAATTGATCGCGCCGTTCACGCCGTTCATGGCCGAAACGATCTGGCAGAATTTGGCGGTGGCCGGAGCTGGCAACGGTGCCGATACGGTTACCGAAAGCGTGCATCTGTGCGACTATCCTAAAGTCGACGCCGCGGCGATCAACGAAACTCTTTCGAGCCAGATGAACTTGGTGCGCGAGGTCGTTTCGCTCGGCCGAAGCGCGCGGATGGGGGCCAAGCTCAAGGTGCGTCAGCCGCTCGCAAAAGTCGAGATCTGCCTTGCCGACACGACGCACCAAGCCTGGCTCGAGCAACATGCCGCGCTGATTCGTGAAGAGCTCAACGTGAAGCAGGTCGAGTTCTCGGTGCGGGCCGATGAATACGTCGCCTATACCGTGCTTCCCGATTTGAAAAAGCTCGGCCCGAAGCTCGGGAAGCGGCTACCGCTGGTGAAGCCGGCGCTCGCGAAAGTCGACGCCGCGGCACTGCTGCAACAACTGGAAACGGCCGGGAAAGCGACGCTGGAACTGAGCGACGGCCCGCTCGAACTCACGACCGAGGAAGTGCAAGTTCGCCTGCAAGCGAAGCCGGGCTGGGCCGCCTCGCATAGCGGGGCAGGGGTGGTCGTCGTCTCGACGGAAGTGTCGCCGGAGTTGATTGCCGAAGGCCTAGCGCGAGATTTCGTTCACAGCCTGCAAACGATCCGCAAAGACCTGGATTGCAAATACACCGACCGGATCGCGATCGGCGTCGTCGGCGAAGAGGCTGCGGCGTTCGCCGCCGGGCCGTTCGCGGAATACGTGCGCTCGGAAACCTTGGCGACATCGCTTACCGTCGGCGAACTCCAAGGAGCCGAGCCGGTCGATGTGCCGTTCGGTGCGGGAACGCTCCAGGTCTTCGTGCAGGTGCGGCCATCGTGA
- a CDS encoding DUF72 domain-containing protein: protein MASSARTTEFFVGTSGYSYPKWKPSFYPQELPQKEMLGYYAERFGTVEINNTFYRLPSASVVAAWGKQVPGTFRFVLKASQTITHRKRLSDVSAETVQFLRIAGALKRRLGPLLFQLPPNCKLDLPRLETFLKLLPRRTRAAIEFRHESWLTEETFALLRKHACALCVADADELPSTPLVETASWGLVRLRREKYTDAQLRTWIKRIRAQAWNQAYVFFKHEDTGTGPKFASRFLKLAAT, encoded by the coding sequence ATGGCATCTAGCGCGCGAACCACGGAGTTCTTCGTCGGCACGAGCGGCTATAGCTACCCGAAGTGGAAGCCTTCGTTCTATCCGCAAGAGCTGCCGCAGAAAGAGATGCTCGGTTACTATGCCGAGCGGTTCGGCACGGTCGAGATCAACAACACGTTCTATCGCTTGCCGAGCGCGAGCGTCGTCGCAGCGTGGGGGAAGCAAGTGCCCGGCACGTTTCGCTTCGTGCTCAAGGCTTCGCAGACGATCACACATCGCAAGCGGTTAAGCGATGTCTCTGCTGAAACTGTGCAATTCCTCCGGATCGCCGGAGCGCTCAAGCGGCGGCTCGGGCCGCTCTTGTTTCAGTTGCCGCCGAACTGCAAGCTAGACCTGCCGCGCCTCGAAACGTTCTTGAAGTTGTTGCCGCGCCGCACTCGGGCCGCGATCGAGTTTCGGCACGAAAGCTGGCTCACGGAAGAAACCTTCGCCCTGCTGCGCAAGCATGCGTGCGCGTTGTGCGTGGCCGACGCCGATGAGTTGCCGTCGACGCCGCTGGTCGAGACGGCAAGTTGGGGCCTCGTTCGCTTGCGGCGCGAGAAGTATACCGACGCGCAGTTGCGCACTTGGATCAAGCGCATCAGGGCGCAGGCCTGGAACCAGGCCTATGTCTTTTTCAAACACGAAGACACCGGCACCGGGCCGAAGTTCGCCAGCCGGTTTCTCAAGCTCGCCGCGACTTGA
- the purN gene encoding phosphoribosylglycinamide formyltransferase, which produces MTDLSKKTLRVAVLISGGGTTLRNILAQVETAALPVEVVAVISSAPRARGLEYARAAGIATAVIERREFATDEDFGAAVFNECRRSGCDYVVMAGYLKFVPIPDDFALRVLNIHPGLIPAFCGHGMYGHHVHEAVLAYGAKLSGCTVHFVDNQFDHGPIILQRAVPVLDDDTPDTLAARVFEAECIAYPEALRLLAAGKVRPEGRRIRIS; this is translated from the coding sequence GTGACCGACCTAAGCAAGAAAACGCTTCGGGTCGCAGTCCTGATCTCGGGCGGCGGCACCACGCTGCGCAACATCCTCGCACAGGTTGAAACGGCGGCGCTGCCGGTCGAGGTCGTCGCCGTGATCTCGAGCGCGCCGCGGGCCCGCGGGCTGGAATACGCGCGAGCCGCCGGCATCGCGACGGCTGTCATCGAGCGGCGCGAGTTCGCGACGGATGAAGACTTCGGTGCCGCGGTCTTCAACGAATGTCGTCGCTCGGGGTGCGACTATGTCGTGATGGCCGGCTATTTGAAGTTCGTGCCGATCCCGGACGACTTCGCCTTACGCGTATTGAACATCCACCCGGGCCTGATCCCCGCCTTTTGCGGGCATGGAATGTACGGGCATCACGTCCACGAAGCGGTGCTCGCCTACGGCGCGAAGCTAAGCGGCTGCACCGTCCATTTCGTCGACAACCAATTCGACCACGGCCCGATCATCCTGCAGCGGGCCGTGCCGGTGCTCGATGACGACACGCCGGACACGCTGGCGGCGCGCGTGTTCGAAGCGGAGTGCATCGCCTATCCGGAAGCGTTGCGATTGCTCGCGGCCGGGAAGGTCCGGCCCGAGGGGCGCCGTATTCGGATCTCTTAA
- a CDS encoding rhodanese-like domain-containing protein, whose translation MPAEASLPWEIDCKSVKKKLDAGEPFLFLDCREKEEHTLVNIEGTTLLPMSELTTRGGELEPHRGKPIVVHCHHGGRSMRVAQWLRQNGYTQAQSMAGGIHTWAEEIAPGMAKY comes from the coding sequence ATGCCAGCCGAAGCCAGTTTGCCGTGGGAAATCGATTGTAAGAGCGTGAAGAAAAAACTCGACGCCGGCGAACCGTTTCTCTTTCTCGATTGTCGGGAAAAGGAGGAGCATACGTTGGTGAATATCGAGGGGACCACGCTGCTGCCGATGAGCGAGCTCACTACGCGCGGCGGCGAATTGGAGCCCCATCGCGGCAAGCCGATCGTCGTCCATTGCCACCACGGCGGTCGCAGCATGCGGGTCGCGCAGTGGCTTCGGCAGAATGGTTACACGCAGGCCCAAAGCATGGCTGGCGGAATCCACACCTGGGCCGAAGAAATCGCACCGGGAATGGCGAAGTACTAA